In Treponema denticola, one genomic interval encodes:
- a CDS encoding MBL fold metallo-hydrolase → MSLMDYFAIHVVPKLYRGKGAFHPAETGKLTETVSCVREYDVNIFFIRKGNTLIAIDSGYKNHHALLPGCKKIGIDPKAVQALFLTHADPDHAGGLDIRCENCFINAEIYLGEIEENYLTNTIYRKKIGPFGLKNSVKIKDNYHLLKDGQSVSVGDLTIQPFLVPGHTLGHLMYLIDNELLFTGDSIALNQEGGWCFFDLFNYNSEMNIESLKALKEKLDLNRIKYVFTSHNGFTDKVKDVFAHVDVIPKWNEKGFIFDKTAPYDCFAD, encoded by the coding sequence ATGAGTTTGATGGATTATTTTGCAATTCACGTTGTTCCGAAACTGTATAGAGGAAAAGGAGCTTTTCATCCTGCGGAAACCGGAAAATTGACGGAAACGGTAAGCTGCGTAAGAGAGTACGATGTTAATATCTTTTTTATCCGCAAAGGTAACACTCTGATCGCAATAGATTCCGGATACAAAAATCATCATGCTCTCTTGCCGGGATGTAAAAAAATCGGAATCGATCCTAAAGCGGTTCAGGCGCTGTTTCTTACACATGCAGATCCGGATCATGCAGGCGGCTTGGATATTCGTTGTGAGAATTGTTTTATTAACGCTGAAATTTATCTAGGCGAAATTGAAGAAAATTATCTGACAAATACCATATATCGTAAAAAAATCGGCCCGTTCGGATTAAAAAATTCCGTGAAAATAAAAGACAATTATCACCTTCTTAAAGACGGCCAATCCGTTTCCGTCGGTGATTTGACAATTCAGCCGTTTTTAGTTCCCGGTCATACTCTCGGGCATTTAATGTATTTAATCGACAACGAACTGCTTTTTACGGGAGACTCCATTGCGCTGAATCAAGAAGGCGGATGGTGTTTTTTTGATCTGTTTAACTACAACAGTGAAATGAATATTGAATCCTTGAAAGCATTAAAAGAAAAACTGGATTTAAATAGAATTAAGTATGTATTTACTTCCCATAACGGATTTACGGATAAAGTGAAGGATGTCTTTGCGCATGTTGATGTTATTCCAAAATGGAATGAAAAAGGATTTATATTTGATAAAACGGCCCCTTATGATTGTTTTGCCGATTAA
- a CDS encoding ISAs1 family transposase has translation MEIENIFDYFNDIKIISNYDGYFYSVNEALKILLLGLLCGRKNIREIHEWATADIIKDRLNKEFGIKKIPCYYWLTCLLKLINIDSLNECFMNMAEALIKEYGTEKPLTIAIDGKTIRSTDKMSSYESPLHIVSAQVAEFGITLAQKCVKGKTNEIPTVQSLIKTLNIKGHIIVADALNCQKKRQNHKRRKRGLFIVGKGNQPLLKADIEEYVQDEILRKQMDTACKSEKNRERVEKRTAFCTTNLGWMDNTDEWEGLSCIGAIHSEFKSKKGKSDEWHYYISSRKLTAQQLLDIARKEWVVETMHWLLDVHFREDFCRLLDKNLQQALNIGRKVALNLVSRYKQKNAPKSSLSHIMFKALMDISFIKKILQN, from the coding sequence ATGGAAATAGAAAATATATTTGATTACTTTAACGACATCAAAATAATAAGCAATTACGACGGATATTTTTACAGCGTAAATGAAGCTTTAAAAATATTACTACTTGGACTTCTTTGCGGCCGTAAAAACATTAGAGAAATACACGAATGGGCAACTGCCGACATTATAAAAGATAGGCTCAATAAAGAATTCGGCATAAAAAAGATACCTTGCTATTATTGGCTAACCTGTCTACTTAAATTGATAAACATAGACTCATTAAACGAATGTTTTATGAATATGGCTGAAGCTCTTATCAAAGAATACGGTACAGAAAAGCCTCTTACAATAGCGATAGACGGAAAAACTATCCGTTCAACAGATAAAATGAGCAGCTATGAAAGTCCGCTGCACATAGTCTCTGCACAAGTTGCAGAATTTGGTATAACATTGGCACAAAAGTGTGTTAAAGGAAAGACAAATGAGATACCTACGGTTCAATCTCTTATAAAAACTCTTAATATAAAAGGGCATATAATCGTTGCAGATGCCTTAAATTGTCAAAAGAAACGGCAAAATCATAAAAGAAGGAAAAGGGGACTATTTATTGTCGGTAAAGGGAACCAGCCTTTATTAAAAGCGGATATTGAAGAATATGTTCAAGATGAAATTCTAAGAAAACAAATGGACACGGCTTGTAAAAGTGAAAAAAATCGTGAAAGAGTTGAAAAGCGAACAGCCTTCTGCACAACTAATTTAGGTTGGATGGATAATACGGATGAATGGGAGGGGTTAAGCTGTATTGGAGCTATTCATTCAGAGTTTAAGAGTAAGAAAGGAAAGAGTGATGAATGGCATTATTATATTTCGAGCAGAAAACTTACAGCTCAACAGCTATTGGATATAGCAAGAAAAGAATGGGTTGTAGAAACCATGCATTGGTTATTAGATGTTCATTTTAGAGAAGACTTTTGTCGGCTTTTAGATAAAAATCTACAACAAGCCTTGAACATAGGACGGAAAGTGGCGTTAAATTTGGTCTCGCGATACAAACAAAAAAATGCACCTAAATCTTCTTTGTCACACATTATGTTTAAAGCTCTCATGGATATATCTTTTATCAAAAAAATATTACAAAATTGA
- a CDS encoding right-handed parallel beta-helix repeat-containing protein has protein sequence MKKILRILTIAAALTAAVLLTACKQFLDDPEDFFAYWSTESYVKDYTIDKVYKKDAKDLLYIPSSEDIRATVKLHNPNKFTFTMPTSSADAGKVIRFPGLSLQPESGTDYTLKQTAPDTLILTYKKAFLQAHEWSNGNIGAELTLVSTDGRKFNRKFDLSLKVDTAPVLEYAGIGKTSDADGNHYYVLLFRAKDMDTMIGGQSVHKDINTMNITAGGVLLPAITLSVTGTDFATGGDLLAPGAVSTLDTAHPLPAGSGLLRLKTDVKLGGAVKTYAVSIKDAQGLSSNVIEVSTQKNKLSDVELFDGLTAITGTTESNPKTFAGISGKILTAKTVQSGAGITGIIYKKNGSSWMQIGSETVSGTTSAAVNLPALAADENEALYKITLKAQLSGYDDSNEKPFFIKLLWRELPVLKLMQDFNHSDPYLHCISAAAKGYVSEDIVPDAGSYDAAKPLLIYSLNGAAKVVLSPRADSGATVKYKLNGGAETSSAGELHISLTGAASFTLNVWAEKDSLAGPEITVHIKVINAVTAYGELKNVVKNSPAGNEIQINIDGNLTAPSGDTEIAVSGGKNLKLIPKSGSPIYTINADGNGRIFKISGSGTVLNLKDIKLEGGNASTGGAVYVEDGGILKLTRNTLITPSTGDDTNTRGKNDVYLANGTSIQVDGTLRSNEPIIARITPEQYSDTNTVLTGDITAGIVKNYTRFSVTPQDSEYVWKIKSDGKLQKLNTTVNGSDSGAWEKLLKLVQDAPEGSTITVNGEIKATSDFGNSGEIVIDKDLTIKGKNVAVSDILNANSGGADAPAAKHRIFNVASGVTLTLENLTLTGGKVAGTGAAGDGGAIYASGTTVILTNCIIKGNEAQNGGAIYATKDSSTASTVIIKGCTIGGTGAGEANKADGKGGGIYVGGKCTLTLQNGADGNGAKIIGNTATNGGGVYIASGGTLNLRKGQLSFNRVTDTPKKGIAVYNENGTFNWTGGTIENHGTGGSVIEGHCNNTSGHTAN, from the coding sequence ATGAAAAAAATTTTGCGGATTTTAACGATTGCAGCGGCACTGACAGCTGCTGTATTACTTACAGCTTGTAAACAATTTCTGGATGATCCGGAAGATTTTTTCGCCTATTGGTCGACAGAGTCATATGTTAAAGACTATACTATCGATAAAGTATATAAAAAAGATGCGAAAGACTTATTGTACATACCGTCATCGGAAGATATAAGGGCTACGGTTAAACTGCACAATCCGAATAAATTTACATTCACTATGCCTACTTCTTCTGCTGATGCAGGAAAGGTTATCCGCTTTCCCGGATTGTCGCTGCAGCCTGAGTCCGGCACGGACTATACATTAAAGCAGACGGCACCTGATACTCTCATTCTTACATATAAAAAAGCTTTTTTACAGGCTCACGAATGGAGTAACGGAAATATCGGGGCCGAGCTTACCCTTGTTTCCACAGACGGCAGAAAATTCAATAGAAAATTCGATTTGAGCCTAAAGGTCGACACTGCTCCTGTTTTAGAGTACGCGGGGATCGGAAAAACGTCTGATGCGGACGGCAACCATTACTATGTGCTTTTATTCCGCGCAAAAGATATGGACACAATGATAGGCGGTCAGAGTGTACATAAAGACATTAACACAATGAATATTACGGCAGGCGGCGTGTTACTTCCGGCCATTACTTTGAGCGTAACAGGTACGGATTTTGCAACAGGCGGAGACCTTTTAGCTCCAGGTGCCGTAAGTACGCTCGACACGGCCCATCCGCTTCCTGCGGGGAGCGGTCTTCTCCGATTAAAGACCGATGTTAAACTAGGAGGGGCTGTAAAAACATACGCCGTCAGCATAAAAGACGCACAGGGCCTCAGTTCTAATGTTATAGAGGTAAGTACCCAAAAAAATAAGCTCTCCGATGTGGAATTGTTTGACGGCTTAACCGCAATAACGGGAACAACGGAAAGCAATCCGAAGACATTTGCAGGTATAAGCGGAAAAATATTGACTGCAAAGACTGTACAAAGCGGAGCCGGTATAACTGGAATAATCTATAAGAAAAACGGCAGCAGCTGGATGCAGATAGGCAGTGAGACGGTAAGCGGCACAACGAGCGCCGCGGTAAACTTGCCGGCTCTCGCCGCAGACGAAAACGAAGCGCTATACAAAATTACCCTGAAAGCGCAATTAAGCGGCTATGATGACAGCAATGAAAAACCTTTTTTTATTAAGCTGTTATGGCGGGAGCTTCCCGTCCTTAAACTAATGCAGGACTTTAACCACAGCGATCCCTATTTGCACTGTATTTCCGCAGCCGCTAAAGGATATGTTTCCGAAGACATCGTACCCGATGCAGGAAGCTATGATGCTGCAAAGCCGCTGCTTATTTATAGTTTAAACGGAGCGGCAAAGGTTGTACTATCTCCGCGTGCAGACAGCGGTGCAACTGTAAAGTATAAACTGAACGGCGGAGCCGAAACTTCATCAGCTGGAGAATTACACATATCATTAACTGGTGCAGCTTCATTCACTCTCAACGTATGGGCTGAAAAAGACTCCTTAGCAGGCCCTGAAATTACAGTGCATATTAAGGTTATAAATGCTGTTACCGCTTACGGCGAGCTTAAAAACGTTGTGAAAAATTCTCCTGCCGGAAACGAAATTCAGATTAACATTGACGGCAACCTTACAGCTCCTTCCGGTGATACCGAAATAGCTGTATCGGGCGGCAAAAATCTTAAACTGATACCCAAATCAGGCAGTCCGATTTATACAATAAATGCAGACGGAAATGGACGCATTTTCAAAATAAGCGGAAGCGGCACGGTGCTTAATCTGAAAGACATAAAACTTGAAGGAGGAAATGCAAGTACCGGTGGGGCGGTTTACGTTGAAGATGGAGGAATACTTAAACTGACACGCAACACCCTTATCACCCCCTCAACGGGCGACGATACAAATACGCGGGGCAAAAACGATGTGTATCTTGCAAACGGCACTTCGATTCAAGTAGACGGTACTTTGAGGAGTAACGAGCCTATTATTGCCCGCATTACGCCAGAACAGTATAGCGATACAAATACGGTGCTTACGGGCGATATAACAGCAGGTATAGTGAAAAACTACACCAGATTCAGCGTAACACCGCAAGACTCGGAGTATGTATGGAAAATAAAGAGCGACGGAAAGTTGCAAAAGCTAAACACAACCGTAAACGGCTCGGATAGCGGCGCATGGGAAAAATTGCTAAAGCTTGTGCAGGATGCCCCCGAAGGCAGCACCATAACCGTAAACGGAGAAATTAAAGCGACAAGCGATTTCGGCAACTCAGGCGAAATCGTCATCGATAAAGACCTCACGATAAAGGGCAAAAACGTAGCGGTTTCGGATATTCTTAACGCAAACTCGGGCGGTGCGGATGCCCCCGCAGCGAAGCACCGCATCTTCAACGTGGCAAGCGGTGTAACCCTTACCCTTGAAAACCTGACGCTCACAGGCGGAAAGGTAGCCGGGACTGGTGCTGCAGGCGACGGCGGAGCTATCTACGCAAGCGGCACAACCGTTATCCTAACAAACTGCATCATTAAGGGCAATGAGGCGCAAAACGGCGGCGCAATCTACGCAACAAAGGACAGCAGCACTGCCTCCACCGTAATCATCAAAGGCTGCACCATAGGCGGCACGGGCGCAGGAGAAGCAAACAAAGCGGACGGCAAGGGCGGCGGCATCTATGTCGGCGGGAAATGCACATTGACGCTTCAAAATGGCGCAGATGGCAATGGTGCTAAGATTATCGGCAATACGGCAACTAACGGCGGCGGCGTTTATATTGCATCCGGCGGAACCCTTAACTTAAGAAAAGGACAACTTTCTTTTAATAGAGTAACAGATACTCCTAAAAAAGGGATCGCTGTATATAACGAAAATGGCACATTTAACTGGACGGGAGGCACAATTGAAAACCATGGGACGGGCGGCTCTGTAATTGAAGGCCATTGCAATAATACTTCCGGTCATACTGCAAACTAA
- a CDS encoding glycerate kinase family protein: MKKILLIPDSFKGTMSSARICTLMKNAIKEIFPEAQTLSIPVADGGEGSVEAFLEAIGGIKKTVKVKNPFFEEMEGFYGILKNEDPNVEKTAVIEMAACAGLPIALGRLNPSLTTTYGVGELIADALKNGCTNIIIGLGGSATNDGGCGAAAALGVKFFDKEGKSFIPAGGTLKNIERIDMTGLNPLVKKARFTTMCDIDNPLFGKTGAAYIFAPQKGADPGMVEELDQGLKHLALVAGKTASLNSGSETAEIPGAGAAGGMGYGTLVFLGSELKMGIEIVLDTVDFEKKLDNTDFVFTGEGKLDSQSLRGKVVAGVAQRAKKKNVPVIAVVGDAEEGIDDIYKMGVSAVFSINRLAVPFSQAKKTAESDLTSTMKDVLRLINIL, from the coding sequence ATGAAAAAGATACTGCTTATCCCCGATTCCTTTAAGGGAACAATGAGCTCGGCTCGAATATGCACTTTGATGAAAAATGCGATAAAAGAGATTTTCCCTGAAGCTCAAACTCTTTCAATCCCTGTCGCAGACGGCGGGGAGGGCAGTGTCGAAGCCTTTTTAGAAGCTATAGGCGGCATAAAAAAAACGGTTAAAGTCAAAAATCCTTTTTTTGAAGAAATGGAAGGCTTTTACGGTATTTTAAAAAATGAAGACCCGAATGTCGAAAAGACTGCCGTAATTGAAATGGCCGCCTGTGCGGGCCTCCCTATTGCGTTGGGAAGGCTTAATCCATCCCTTACCACGACCTATGGAGTAGGTGAACTCATAGCCGATGCCCTTAAAAACGGCTGTACAAATATTATAATCGGTTTGGGAGGAAGTGCGACAAATGACGGCGGCTGCGGAGCTGCAGCAGCCTTGGGAGTCAAGTTTTTTGATAAGGAAGGAAAAAGTTTTATTCCGGCAGGCGGAACTTTAAAAAATATTGAACGCATAGATATGACCGGCTTAAATCCCCTCGTAAAAAAAGCAAGATTTACGACTATGTGCGATATAGATAATCCTCTTTTCGGAAAAACCGGAGCAGCCTACATCTTTGCTCCGCAAAAAGGAGCCGACCCCGGCATGGTTGAAGAACTCGACCAAGGACTAAAACATCTGGCCTTGGTTGCAGGAAAAACAGCATCCCTCAATTCCGGTTCTGAAACGGCAGAAATCCCCGGGGCTGGGGCTGCCGGAGGCATGGGCTACGGAACTCTTGTCTTTTTAGGTTCCGAGTTAAAAATGGGTATTGAAATTGTTCTTGATACGGTTGACTTTGAAAAAAAACTGGATAATACCGATTTTGTTTTTACGGGAGAAGGCAAATTGGATAGTCAAAGTTTAAGAGGAAAGGTTGTTGCAGGCGTTGCCCAAAGAGCCAAAAAGAAAAATGTACCTGTGATAGCTGTCGTAGGCGATGCAGAAGAGGGTATAGACGATATTTATAAAATGGGAGTTTCCGCCGTATTCAGCATAAACCGTCTTGCCGTACCTTTCAGTCAAGCAAAAAAAACAGCCGAGTCGGATTTGACCTCAACAATGAAAGATGTCTTGCGCCTAATCAATATTTTATAA
- a CDS encoding GntP family permease, with the protein MQGIALIITFVIAIALMIFAISKLKIHPFLSIMGISLLLALAAGIPLVKIPGTIGAGFSGTFTSIGIVIILGALIGTILEKTGAALKLSDMVIKLVGKKHPELAMLIMGWIVSIPVFCDSGFVILNPIRKALVQRTRISSVAMTVALSAGLYISHVFIPPTPGPIAAASSLGIGNNLLLVIGMGALASIFPLIAGYFFARYIGTKVKASEDSAIDEVSQSYEELVASYGSLPNGFSSIAPIVVPIVLMALSSVASMANISGTGADILKFLGAPIMALAVGLLFGVILFASKKTAEDFYIITNETLKVVGPILFVTAAGGVLGKVIASSSLVAYITEHAAVLKTVGIFFPFLLAAILKSAQGSSTVAITTTAGILAPLMAPLGLATVPLSALTVMAIGAGAMTVSHANDSYFWVVTTFGGLKAEDGYKTQTLMTLVIGIAAIIGIFIISLFL; encoded by the coding sequence ATGCAAGGTATAGCACTTATTATTACATTTGTTATTGCTATTGCTCTTATGATTTTCGCTATTTCAAAGCTGAAAATTCATCCTTTTTTATCGATTATGGGCATTTCGCTCCTTTTGGCTCTGGCCGCAGGAATCCCGCTGGTAAAGATTCCCGGCACAATAGGAGCCGGTTTTAGCGGAACTTTTACAAGTATCGGTATTGTTATTATTCTTGGTGCCCTAATCGGAACAATCCTTGAAAAAACAGGAGCAGCCCTAAAGCTATCTGACATGGTTATCAAGCTTGTAGGTAAAAAGCATCCTGAACTTGCTATGTTGATTATGGGCTGGATAGTTTCAATTCCCGTATTTTGTGACAGCGGTTTTGTTATTTTAAACCCGATACGCAAGGCTCTTGTTCAAAGAACAAGAATTTCGAGCGTTGCAATGACTGTAGCCCTATCGGCGGGTTTGTATATTTCACATGTATTTATTCCGCCTACACCCGGGCCTATCGCAGCTGCAAGCTCTCTCGGCATAGGAAACAACCTTCTTTTAGTAATCGGTATGGGAGCCCTAGCTTCTATTTTCCCCCTCATTGCAGGTTATTTTTTTGCAAGATATATAGGAACTAAGGTAAAGGCTTCAGAGGACAGCGCTATAGATGAGGTTTCACAATCCTATGAAGAATTGGTTGCAAGTTACGGATCTCTTCCAAACGGTTTTAGTTCCATAGCCCCTATTGTTGTGCCGATTGTCCTCATGGCCCTTTCTTCCGTTGCTTCTATGGCAAATATTAGCGGTACCGGTGCCGATATTTTGAAATTCCTGGGAGCTCCGATTATGGCCTTAGCAGTAGGTCTCCTTTTCGGTGTCATACTTTTTGCAAGCAAAAAAACAGCAGAGGATTTTTATATTATCACAAATGAAACCTTAAAGGTTGTAGGCCCCATTCTCTTTGTAACTGCCGCAGGCGGTGTTTTAGGCAAGGTTATAGCTTCATCAAGCTTAGTAGCTTATATTACTGAACATGCTGCCGTTTTAAAAACCGTCGGCATTTTCTTCCCATTCCTTTTGGCTGCTATCTTAAAATCTGCACAAGGTTCATCGACGGTTGCAATTACAACCACGGCAGGAATCCTTGCTCCTCTTATGGCACCCCTGGGCCTTGCTACCGTTCCCCTATCGGCCTTAACCGTTATGGCAATCGGAGCCGGAGCAATGACCGTTTCTCATGCAAACGACAGTTATTTCTGGGTAGTCACAACCTTCGGCGGTCTAAAGGCTGAGGATGGATACAAGACTCAAACCCTTATGACTCTTGTAATCGGTATTGCCGCAATTATAGGTATATTTATCATATCCTTATTTTTATAG
- the pheS gene encoding phenylalanine--tRNA ligase subunit alpha, which produces MDIKNIIKNLHPLEIKVLKKFKKNEDLDTKTLEQQLDYKEGHANQVFSWLQMKKLVQEKSRKTKIFFELTELGKDFAEHGMPEQRILSLLKEKGKLRLPEIAEALGLANKDVGSAFGTLSKEGAVKMDEEKKASFVAEPSSGRLELLKSLLKKGKEAADNLLSEESLNAEELKIIATIAKKRGAADSPYKIVERDSVVYSFTDEVEAIQKELEAEGITGDETGQLTAESLKTGSWKNQTFRSYNINLPPARIISGRTNPYCDFLEGVKDKLVGLGFEEFDGPLVETDFWNSDALFMPQFHAARDIHDVYYIKNPTHAKSIEEPFLSRVAEVHETGGNTGSRGWNYSFDRNFTKRLLLRSQGTVLSAHQLAKAKIPGKYFGIARCFRYDKVDATHLSDFYQTEGIVLGDEVNLKTLLGILKMFAVEIAGATEVKYVGGYFPFTEPSIEVHIKHPVLGWFELGGSGILRPEVSRTMGVDVPVLAWGIGIDRMALMALGLNDLRELFSSDIEGVRLRK; this is translated from the coding sequence ATGGACATAAAAAATATTATAAAAAACCTTCACCCTCTTGAAATTAAGGTATTAAAAAAATTCAAAAAAAATGAAGACCTTGATACAAAAACATTGGAACAGCAATTAGATTATAAAGAAGGTCATGCAAATCAGGTATTTTCATGGCTTCAAATGAAAAAACTTGTTCAAGAAAAAAGCAGAAAAACAAAGATTTTCTTTGAACTTACCGAACTGGGAAAAGATTTTGCAGAACATGGAATGCCCGAACAGCGAATTCTTTCTCTTTTAAAAGAAAAAGGCAAATTACGCCTTCCTGAAATTGCCGAAGCCCTAGGCCTTGCCAACAAAGATGTAGGCTCAGCCTTCGGAACCCTTTCAAAAGAAGGCGCCGTTAAAATGGACGAAGAAAAAAAAGCCTCCTTTGTTGCCGAGCCTTCTTCCGGCCGCTTAGAACTGCTAAAAAGCTTATTAAAAAAGGGAAAAGAAGCAGCCGATAATCTTCTTTCGGAAGAAAGCTTAAATGCCGAAGAGTTAAAAATAATAGCTACCATTGCAAAAAAACGCGGAGCCGCAGACAGCCCCTATAAGATTGTAGAGCGGGATTCGGTTGTTTACTCCTTTACGGATGAGGTAGAAGCCATTCAAAAAGAACTTGAAGCAGAGGGTATAACCGGAGATGAGACGGGACAGCTTACAGCCGAAAGCCTAAAAACCGGAAGCTGGAAAAATCAAACATTTAGAAGCTACAATATAAATCTTCCGCCTGCCCGTATAATTTCGGGAAGGACTAATCCCTATTGCGACTTTTTGGAGGGAGTAAAGGACAAGCTCGTAGGTTTGGGCTTTGAAGAATTTGACGGTCCTCTCGTAGAAACCGATTTTTGGAACTCGGATGCTCTTTTTATGCCCCAATTCCATGCTGCCCGCGATATTCATGACGTTTACTACATAAAAAATCCGACACATGCAAAGAGTATTGAAGAGCCCTTTTTATCCCGCGTTGCCGAAGTCCACGAAACAGGCGGAAATACAGGAAGCCGAGGCTGGAATTATTCCTTTGATAGAAACTTTACAAAGCGCCTCTTGCTTAGAAGCCAAGGCACGGTTCTTTCAGCCCATCAGCTGGCAAAGGCAAAAATACCCGGCAAATATTTCGGCATAGCCAGATGTTTCCGGTACGATAAGGTGGATGCTACCCACTTGTCCGACTTTTATCAAACCGAAGGAATAGTTTTAGGAGATGAGGTTAATTTAAAAACCCTTTTAGGCATCCTCAAAATGTTTGCTGTCGAAATAGCAGGCGCTACTGAGGTTAAATATGTCGGAGGCTACTTCCCCTTTACCGAACCTTCGATTGAAGTGCATATAAAACATCCCGTTTTAGGCTGGTTCGAACTTGGCGGCTCAGGTATCCTCCGCCCCGAAGTATCGAGAACAATGGGAGTTGATGTCCCCGTATTGGCTTGGGGAATAGGCATTGACCGAATGGCCCTTATGGCCCTTGGCTTAAACGATTTGAGAGAGTTATTCAGCTCGGACATTGAGGGAGTCAGGCTCAGGAAGTAA
- a CDS encoding alpha-glucosidase, whose product MEWWNKRVFYQIYPRSFCDANNDGMGDIQGIISKLPYLKELGIGAIWLSPVTASSDYDNGYDVSDYCDINPKFGTMDDFKALLKEADKLDIKIVMDLVINHTSDQHRWFIESKNTESPYHNYYVWKEPRLVKGKKLPPNNWDSLFLGSAWKYCEENGLYYLHLFTENQPDLNYNNPAVIEEVKKILKFWLDMGVAGFRCDVINCIYKTSYEDAKKRRIKTGKEFYLSQKGCHDILKELNRDVLKPYNAFTVGETMDVSLEEAKDFIQDELTLVFPFEHHTGVDCWFQIPVLKRKYKPFRMIKILKKWQTKMPWTPLFFENHDQARSVSRFGDEGKYYKESVKMLAAVLLTQKGTPFIYQGEEIGLTNTDFKSMDEIDDIATKNIYDTLRRLKFGKKRAFKMTMNYARDHARTPIPWDDSENGGFCTVKPWLRLNEKYKEINVKKNLSEPDSCFNYYKRLIALRNTEEALQSGDIEFVDLGKDIFAYYRKKGDKTFFIVSNMSGKAQKISEEVRGLPILFNYRNFNPQQKVLRPFESVITRI is encoded by the coding sequence ATGGAATGGTGGAATAAAAGGGTTTTTTATCAGATATATCCCAGAAGCTTTTGTGATGCAAACAACGACGGGATGGGGGATATTCAGGGTATTATTTCAAAATTGCCTTATTTAAAGGAACTGGGTATAGGGGCAATTTGGCTTTCTCCCGTAACCGCATCCTCCGATTATGATAACGGCTATGATGTTTCCGATTATTGCGATATAAACCCCAAATTCGGCACCATGGATGACTTTAAGGCTCTATTAAAAGAAGCGGATAAACTGGATATAAAGATTGTGATGGACTTGGTTATAAACCATACAAGCGATCAGCACAGGTGGTTTATCGAATCAAAAAATACCGAATCGCCCTACCATAATTATTATGTTTGGAAAGAACCTAGGCTTGTAAAGGGTAAAAAGCTGCCTCCCAATAACTGGGACAGCCTTTTTTTAGGTTCTGCATGGAAGTATTGCGAAGAAAACGGACTCTATTATCTTCACCTTTTTACCGAAAATCAGCCGGATCTAAACTATAACAATCCTGCGGTAATTGAAGAAGTAAAAAAGATATTGAAATTCTGGCTGGATATGGGTGTTGCCGGTTTCCGCTGCGATGTTATAAACTGCATTTATAAAACCTCTTATGAGGATGCAAAAAAAAGAAGGATTAAAACAGGCAAAGAGTTTTATCTTTCTCAAAAGGGCTGCCACGATATTTTAAAAGAATTAAATAGAGATGTCCTAAAACCCTACAATGCCTTTACCGTAGGAGAAACTATGGATGTTTCTTTAGAAGAAGCTAAAGATTTTATTCAGGACGAATTGACTCTTGTTTTTCCTTTTGAACACCACACAGGGGTAGACTGCTGGTTTCAAATTCCGGTTTTAAAACGGAAATATAAGCCTTTCCGAATGATTAAAATCTTAAAAAAATGGCAGACTAAAATGCCGTGGACTCCTCTTTTCTTTGAAAATCACGATCAGGCTCGTTCCGTTTCAAGGTTTGGGGATGAGGGAAAATACTATAAAGAAAGCGTCAAAATGCTCGCAGCGGTTCTTCTAACCCAAAAAGGAACGCCCTTTATTTATCAAGGCGAGGAAATCGGGCTTACCAATACCGATTTTAAAAGCATGGATGAAATCGATGATATAGCCACAAAGAATATTTATGACACACTCCGCCGTCTTAAATTCGGTAAAAAACGGGCATTTAAAATGACCATGAACTATGCCCGGGACCATGCAAGAACTCCCATACCTTGGGATGATTCAGAAAACGGGGGATTTTGTACCGTAAAGCCTTGGCTCCGGCTTAACGAAAAATATAAAGAGATAAATGTAAAGAAGAATCTTTCCGAGCCTGATTCTTGCTTTAACTATTACAAGAGGCTGATAGCATTGAGAAATACGGAAGAAGCCTTGCAGTCAGGCGATATAGAATTTGTTGATTTAGGAAAAGATATTTTTGCATATTACCGCAAAAAAGGCGATAAAACCTTTTTTATTGTTTCCAATATGTCAGGCAAGGCTCAGAAGATAAGTGAAGAGGTTAGAGGTCTTCCGATTCTATTTAATTATAGAAACTTTAACCCTCAACAAAAGGTATTACGCCCCTTTGAGTCTGTAATTACAAGAATTTAA